GGACGTCACCGCGATTAAAGCAATAAACACCATATAGGTAAACTTATTTCGCGTTCTGTTTTTCTGTGTCATCGACGTGGGAAGAACTTTTTGAAGGAATGAAGggaaaaccaaatcaaaatacACAAACTATTTAGGACAAAATGGTATATTTCAATGTGCCAGTACTATGAAAACTTATGAgagaattatttatattcccaaataaaaacaagagagaacgctatagtcgagttccccgactatctgatacccgttactcagctagtggaagtgcaaaggagagtttttggcggtttgtgggcgttagagtgggcgtggcaaaaagttttttgggaaatcgataaaaatttacaagactaatacaaaaatgaaaaaatatcaaaacatttttcaaaagtttgggcgtggcagtttttggcggtttgtgggcgttagagtgggcgtggcaaaaagttttttggcaaatcgataaaaatttacaagactaatacaaaaatgaaaaaatatcaaaacatttttcaaaagtgtgggcgtggcagttttgggcggtttgtgggcgttagagtgggcgtggcaacatgaatcgacaaacttgcgctgcgtctatgtccctggagtctgtatgcttaatctcaactttctagcttttgtagttcctgagatctcgacgttcatacacCAGACAAGCAggtcataaaaataaagcgaTTAAATTCCTAGAACCAACTGGTCGTATACAAAATCTTTCGCGTTTCCAGAGTCTCTTGACGATTCATTGCAAGGAAGCAACATTCAAAATAAGCCAATATATAACACCAGCAATCCCTGAACGACGTCTGTTAACTTCCCAGCTGGAGTCCGAAGTTAACTAGTCGTGGCAACCGATGACAACATCACATCGCTGGAATCGCTGGCATCGCAGACGCGGATACCTCGGATACCCAACTACCTGGAGGCACTCGGAAGCGCCATAAAAGTGCCGTAATGAAATCATAAATTACGCACCGGCGGAAATACAGCAAAAACTGTgcaaacaatataaataaaataagaaacaattCAGACAATGCGCACGCCACTCGCACTGCGAAATGCATTAATATCGGAACTGAAGCTCAAGCTGAAGATCGCATGGAGatcagatggagatggagatgcggatgaggatgggCTTTAGGTCTGGGGCTGGGTTTCGGGGCTCGCAGCATATGTATAACCGGAATCGGATGGAACCGGCAGAAGAAAAATGTTGACAAAAAcgaatttaattgtttgtagCAAACGTTGACACCGAGGCGCTGACAGTGACAGCTTGGGGATCGGCTCGGAATGTGTCCTTAACAGTTTAGCGTCTGGAGATGCTGTCGAGATTATGGTTGCTACATAGCGGTGAGAGGTGTGAAGGGGCTGATCcgagttttaaaatattaaaaaagataACTTTCCTTTATTAAGGCCGGTTATTTATTGTGTATTTCTTCGATATGTGCAGCTACTGCTACCATTGGAACTATTTACATCTGTAGTGGGTTGTTGGGCTGTCGACATCTGCTGCTACCATTGGAGATATATTTATGTTGTAAGGTTGATAGCCAGACATTTCggtaaatatattataatctAGTGCCCCTGTAAAAATAGGTCTAGTTAAGATATGTACTTCCTACAGCATAGTCAGATTTACTGCGCCTTACAGAAATGTTTACGGTGGAAACTCGGCTCGAGCTGCGATTGTTTTCAGTGTATGGCGCCGTGGAGAGTGATTACCAGCGCACATTGCCGGGCATATGCCGATTAATAATAGCAAGCCACATAAACTGTGATTAAAACGCCGCGTCTTGTGAGCGCCGAGTATCGAAGCACCGGACACCGGGCATTGGATGCTGGGTACTGGATACTGGATACTGGATGCTGGATACCGAGTACCGACCGCCGAGCAAAAGTATCGATAATGCGTCACAGTCACTGCACTCCAAAGGTCGTACGCTGAACCCGAAGATCCGGAGACCCAAGACGGGATCCAGTGCAGATCGGCGGGGAGGTGATCACTGATCACTGTCATCCAAGCAGATTGTTGTGTGAATCACGGCGCgtgctgttattgttatatgtacatatgtgccgGGGCGTTTCGATTTCGGCCTTTTGCCGATATCTATATGGGGGCGTTCATTAAAGTCACAAATACttaataagtatttaaataaaatgactTTTTAATCAATTACAAGTTCGGTTTGTGATGTTCGGACGCTTGTCACTTGATTTGCATGCCGTTCGCATCAGATATCACATCTTCACGCCGCAGCAGTGCTGCTGGTGTTATTTTATTGGTCCGCCTCAGAATATACATGCATAGTATAATTGGCATTGACCTTGGGTCCCAGACTGGCCAAATGTCGCACTTTCTTCAATGCGTCACATGCGTCCATCTCATCTTATCCCATCCCATCGTATCCGATCGGTCAGAAGTAAATCTGTCAGGTATTTACGATCCATATCCAATGTCAGAACGAGTTTGTTTGGGTTTATTTGGTATCAGTGACTTTATTGACAAGGTTTCACCTTTGAAAACTGTCGCACATAAATCATTAATCTGCTTAAAACTATATTTGTGACCTCGAGAGTTCCGGGCACTGGCAGTTCCTattcgtacatacatacatatacccgAGTACACACCCCAAAAAGTGTCGCCGACTAGACGGGAAGAAGGATTTTGCCAAAGGCCAGTGCCAGTAAGATAAGCACGAACGGCAACCGGAAGCTTGATGGCGAATGACTTCCGGAATTGCACAGATGTCCACGGCAGTTGCAGTTCATCTTTCCGTTCTCCCTCTTGCACCCCTCCGGTATGTCCTTCACTCGATACTTCTGCACCCAATGCTTTCCAATATAGACGAAGTACAGGTCAACCTGCTGGGCACAGCCTCTCCTCACCCTGATCCACTCATTTCCATTTATCATCGTGGTCAGCATATTGGTCGAGCACATGGTTGAGTTCGGACATTCCCGCACTCTTCCCGGCGAATTATCAGCAGAGCCGCACGACGTCTCCAGATCGGTGCACTCAAAGCATCGAAGTACCTCGCCAGTCGCCAGACCCGCGGCCAGCCAGACCATGCAGATCCGTAGAGGGAGCTCAGATCCGCTGCCCATGGTATTCCGACGCACACTACCCAGCCAGCTTCTGAAGTTGGAGGTCTGCGAATGCTGAGAAGAGTTTCGTATGTTCGAGTTTTAGTGATAAAGCCGGCGAATGCACAACCGACCACATCCCCAACTGATATGCCAGCGAAATTCGAGTTTATCTCAATACAACAATGTGGTCTCTTACTTTTGGAGAGCgttttctttcagtgctgTGAATTAGATCATTATGCTAGTAAAGCATGCTTTACTCGCCAGCGCCGACCAGTCACTGACGCAATCTCTGTGTCGCTGTAGCCCTGATTCGTTGCTCGTTCTAGCAATCACATAAATTAATCACATAGATTATTCAgtaataattcaatttaagaTTCAGTTATCACTGGTTCACAATGCTTACATATAAGGAGCGTACTCAAGCATTGATAAACGACCACCGAAATGGGAATATTTCTTTAGTTTAGTCTTATATCTTTACATACATAGGAAGTGAGTTATATTGTTTGTTGGTTTCTCATACAAATATGGATGAGCAAGCTAATACTATTTGTCGGATATCCCATTTCCTCCAGTTGCATTTACCTTTATTAGTTGGTATTTTAAACAAACATGATTCTTTTGTCCAAAGTTTTTCTACTCCTAGTTatatcttaaatatatttaaaagtacTTTTTAGCTACCTTCAAATTTCCGCAAGGAGCTTAAGATGCTTTCGAGCAGAGTGCAGTAAGAAGCGGCGTTGTTTTTTCAGCATTCCTGTTTGGGATCTCGAGACCTCTCCGCCCGACTCCGCGTATGATTTACGGGGATCTTCACCTGCTAAATCTGCTGACCGTCCTTAGCATTTGGCGCACAACAATTGAAATCTTTATAGGCTGTGCATTCCTAACAATGCCCATAAATTAGTCTCATTTTCGCGTGGGCTTTCGCACACATTTCGCTGTCAATGCTTCGAGAATCATTTTTCTTCGCTCAGAttgcgttttattttaatctcttttgctttgtttactCGGCAATTTCGATGTAGAGATTGCTCACCCGGTTTGGCTGACGGGGGAATTGTTTAATTATCATTTGCTCtccttttggtttaattaGTACACTTTGTGGCAGCGCGATGTCAGCTGCTGTGAGCGAATAAATCAGAATGGCACGTCTATAAATATTGGTAGCAGATGAAGCCAGTTTAGCCACCGAATGCCCAAATAGATGGATCGCTTTTGGTAGCACTCGGCGCATTCACATTTTAATCGGCGCCATTAAATACCAGCGATTTATGCCATTGATTGCCGGCATTTGTTTCGCCGAATCCAACGGATTCATTTACAAAACGCAATTTTGCTGCAATTTAGTTGCCCAAGTGACTCGCCAACTGGAGCAAAGACCCAGAAACAATGAAACAAATTACCAATCACAATGAGTCGTAATTAGATACGGGTTGGCTgaataaaatccaaaattcCAAAACCTGGTACACGACACCTGGGACACTCGGGATTTAGGGCTTCAAATaaccaaacaaccaaataACCAGAGTGTAAGCGAGTTCAAAGCTCTCGAATTATTGATCAATCCTGCACGGGCATCTCAGCTAAATCTCTTGGAGgtgctaaataaaataaatttgaaagcAATTTCAATGCGGCTCTTGTAAGGAGATCATAAAATAAACTTgtataaaaaggaaaagtcgcgtgcaaataaatttccagGTTGACAAGTGCGAAAAAGAGAAATGTGATGTTATTTCACCAGCGCCCCGATGATCAAGATGAGATCAGCACAATGGAATCTTGATATTTTGCCCAGCGGACTGCGAATTCCACAGAACTCCCTACTATATCCATTATTGCCATTATTGGCAGATAAATCCAGTTGCTTGGACCGCGGAATTGtcgttaaatattttactgcAGGCGCCGTCTGCTGGCAACAAAGTATGTGgctaaaattaatttatatatggCCGCATATAGTTGCCAATTGGACTTGTAAGTGGTGATAATTTGCGCACTCGCATAAATTTGCCGCTCGAAGGACGATTTGTACAAAGAGAAATAATGGTTGGCAGGGGAGTATGTGTTCAAACAAGATTAATTAATTACCCGCAAAACACCAAATTACGCACCATATTGCCAGGGGCAGTCTCaccttatttatttcagaTGAATAACTTAAAATACTCGAAACAAACCAGACTCCCCACAAGTTACAATGCGAATTAGAGGGGCGAATAGCGGGGAGAATTGCTAACCTGTTGGCTTATCAACAAGTTGCAATTTTAATAGAATTCTTAATTCCCCGTCGATGATCCATCGATTGTctggaattaattaattgagtgCCCGGGGTTTCTTAACCCCGTGAATCATGGAGCTTCACTCACTTTAGTCACTTCCTTACCATGATCGAATAATCCAAATATGCACAAGGTTCCGCAGGTTCAAGAGTTCAATTCGATAAACCTTGTTTTGGAGGCGTGGCTGCCTTTGATTTCTCACATCGTTTCCATATTCTACAAAACTCGGATCTACAGCGATGTTGTGATAACCGAAATCATCGGCTCCGACAACTGATTAATGAATATCGAATTGGATGAATTGATTGATGGACAgccattgttgttattaatGCTCATTAAAACAAAACGGGCGTTTCATTGTTTATGATGCGgcttaaatttgatttaagcGACACTAATTACCTTTGATCCTATTGGATTTGctgaaatgtaaacaaattgaaactcGTCTGGCCAATCGATCTTCGATGAATGGAGCGGTTGAATGTCTTTTTCGGGTATCATCTCTTCTGGGTTTCGGGAAGCTGATTCACGAATCGTTTAATCCAGAGGTGAATGACTGCCGTGCAACGATTTCGTGCGGGTTTCTAAACAAGAAGCTACCAGAAATTATAGGAATTCGTTGTTTTGCATAGGACTACTCAAACATTTATATTAAGTAAaacttttttgaaatttcaGTTTTTACAATAGAGTGGGTTTTACAAACATGTTTGCAATCAATCGGAGTATATCTTAATACACAACTAATTatggtatttaaatatatatatagtcatTAAATATTGCCATTTGTCTCCTGCAGATGTCGCCCCCAATTTTGAACCGGCTCGCGCCGACTTGCATCGCAGAAAGGTTAAAGGCGATCCGATCAGGCGCTACAGCCAATGCAAACAAGTTGCCCACTAAGTTGTTTCCAAATGGCTTGTTAGTATGCACAGAATTCTAGACGGATGAGCTGATATCGATTCACCAGCCACCGAATCAGCTCGCGACGCGCCCATACTAAAGCCATCTAAACGATGTCGTCTTGGGCGTAAAGACCGCGATTTATTATCTGAGCAACAATCGTGGCTGGGGACAAAAACTAAAATGGCCAGCGGGTGCATTGGGGTCGAATCAGACGTAATCAAGTAGTCGATATGGACACACGCTTGCTGGCTGCACTGTTGCTGATCGCGGCCTGCAGGGCCGACTCGGCCGAGGATCCAGATCTGGATCAGGATCAGCCGAGGGTCACGTTTAAGCCAGGTCGCTATGTTCCCCAACTGCACGGTGCCACGGGTTGGTATATTCCGGATAACAGTGGCAAGTACCGGCACGATCCCAGGCCCTACGACGGCGGCTACGGAGATCGTGGTGTTCCCTATGATTCCGACTTGAGCGGCATTTTCCGTAATGCCCAGCATCAGCTGGAGGCAAAGGTCCAGGAGGCCGGCGAAGGCCTATCCCTTGGGCCACGAGATCATCTGCGATTCATGATCGACTTTAACTTCAATGGCACCGGCTGGCAGATAATCCAGTTTCAGTGGGTGCGAGATGGCGATGAGGCCCATCCAGATACCAAGGAGTACAGCTACTTGACCGAGAACAAGTTGTGGGACTCGGATCCGGCCTATGAGTACCAGGAACCAGACGATAGCTGTCATGTGAACTGTCAGCCGGAGGCGGAGGAATACCAGGGGCAACCGGAGCCGGAGCCTGTCCAGGAGCCAGTAGTGCCGCCAACTGAGGAGCAGCCGCAGTCAAGAAACAACATCAATTCAGAGCAGGACGTAAGTAGTCAGAAATTAGGTAAAatagtataaatattaagtaatGTACTACACTCCTTTAGCCTGGCAAGATTCATGACACCATCAACGAGGTCCTGGAGTACATACAACAACGAATCCTGCCTACATTGCCAATCGAAAGGAAATAAAGTGGTTTCACATACATACcgaacatttaataaataatggaaaaaaaataaacagtgTGATTATTAATCTCCAGGTACTGAAATACTTCTGAATATTCTAAAGTCTTGCTCACACCACAATCATATGTCAGATTAAACACCATTA
This sequence is a window from Drosophila teissieri strain GT53w chromosome 2R, Prin_Dtei_1.1, whole genome shotgun sequence. Protein-coding genes within it:
- the LOC122613718 gene encoding uncharacterized protein LOC122613718, encoding MDTRLLAALLLIAACRADSAEDPDLDQDQPRVTFKPGRYVPQLHGATGWYIPDNSGKYRHDPRPYDGGYGDRGVPYDSDLSGIFRNAQHQLEAKVQEAGEGLSLGPRDHLRFMIDFNFNGTGWQIIQFQWVRDGDEAHPDTKEYSYLTENKLWDSDPAYEYQEPDDSCHVNCQPEAEEYQGQPEPEPVQEPVVPPTEEQPQSRNNINSEQDPGKIHDTINEVLEYIQQRILPTLPIERK
- the LOC122613720 gene encoding uncharacterized protein LOC122613720, producing the protein MGSGSELPLRICMVWLAAGLATGEVLRCFECTDLETSCGSADNSPGRVRECPNSTMCSTNMLTTMINGNEWIRVRRGCAQQVDLYFVYIGKHWVQKYRVKDIPEGCKRENGKMNCNCRGHLCNSGSHSPSSFRLPFVLILLALAFGKILLPV